From Triticum urartu cultivar G1812 chromosome 2, Tu2.1, whole genome shotgun sequence, a single genomic window includes:
- the LOC125541653 gene encoding xyloglucan endotransglycosylase/hydrolase protein 8-like codes for MARRFLAVLAVALALLQAASAKSWLDKRFNTDGTVRTGYDASGQEVVMLNLNQQSGAAGFNSKEQFLYGEFSIQMKLIPGNSTGTVSCFYLSSGDDEWRDEIDMEFMGNSSGHPVVLNTNVWANGDGKKEHQFDLWFDPAADYHTYTIIWNPENILFKVDNLFIRSFKRFGGLPYPSSKPMRLHATLWDGSYWATEKGKIPINWSNAPFVVSYRNFYANACVSGGACHAGSDSWMKKQLDGAEWGTVKWAERSYMRYNYCDDGYRFPQGLPAECSRY; via the exons ATGGCACGGCGTTTTCTGGCTGTGCTCGCCGTGGCCCTGGCGCTCTTGCAGGCCGCCTCGGCCAAGTCCTGGCTGGACAAGAGGTTCAACACGGACGGCACCGTCCGGACGGGGTACGACGCCTCGGGCCAGGAGGTGGTGATGCTCAATCTCAACCAGCAATCCGGCGCCGCCGGCTTCAACTCCAAGGAGCAGTTTCTCTACGGTGAGTTCAGCATCCAGATGAAGCTCATCCCGGGAAACTCCACCGGCACCGTCTCCTGCTTCTAc CTTTCTTCCGGTGACGACGAGTGGCGCGACGAGATTGACATGGAGTTCATGGGCAACTCCAGCGGCCACCCGGTGGTGCTCAACACCAACGTGTGGGCCAACGGCGACGGCAAGAAGGAGCACCAGTTCGACCTCTGGTTCGACCCCGCCGCTGACTACCACACCTACACCATCATCTGGAACCCGGAGAACATCCTCTTCAAAGTCGACAACCTCTTCATCCGCTCCTTCAAGCGCTTCGGCGGCCTCCCCTACCCTAGCTCCAAGCCCATGAGGCTGCACGCCACGCTGTGGGACGGCAGCTACTGGGCGACCGAGAAGGGCAAGATCCCGATCAACTGGTCCAACGCGCCCTTCGTCGTCTCCTACCGCAACTTCTACGCCAACGCCTGCGTCAGCGGCGGGGCGTGCCATGCCGGCAGCGacagttggatgaagaagcagctCGACGGCGCCGAGTGGGGCACCGTCAAATGGGCGGAGCGCAGTTACATGCGCTACAACTACTGCGACGATGGGTACAGGTTCCCGCAGGGGCTCCCCGCAGAGTGCAGCCGCTACTGA